One Danio rerio strain Tuebingen ecotype United States chromosome 22, GRCz12tu, whole genome shotgun sequence genomic window carries:
- the LOC100007813 gene encoding uncharacterized protein isoform X2 yields the protein MTPLTVPVISDSPPNPSVSKRSLNQNCSLVCSVVNVSAVSLSWYKGNSVLSSISVSDLSISLSLPLEIECLDDSYSCVVAYSFTNQTTHLNITQLCGTCSATRQLFIQKALIITGVVLLLLLLLVVTVGVMKFWHRRNNKPAIETTEEEVVYTDATFTTHRAPDTKTKGLDQTEYSEVFLR from the exons atga CACCTCTAACTGTTCCTGTGATCAGCGATTCTCCTCCAAACCCTTCAGTATCAAAAAGATCCTTAAACCAGAACTGTTCGCTGGtgtgttcagtggtgaatgtgagtgctgtgagtctctcctggtacaaaggaaacagtgtattgtccagcatcagtgtgtctgatctcagcatcagTCTTTCTCTACCTCTGGAGATTGAGTGTCTGGATGACTCCTACAGCTGTGTTGTGGCTTACTCATTCACAAACCAGACTACACACCTCAACATTACTCAGCTATGCGGGACATGTTCAG CAACCAGACAACTCTTTATTCAGAAAGCTCTAATAATTACTGGTGTagtcctgttgttgttgttgttgctggtgGTCACAGTTGGAGTTATGAAGTTCTGGCACAGGAGGAACAACAAACCAGCAA TTGAAACTACAGAAGAAGAGGTCGTTTATACTGATGCAACATTTACTACACACAGAGCTCCAGATACT AAAACTAAGGGACTGGATCAGACCGAGTATTCAGAAGTGTTTCTGAGATGA
- the LOC100007813 gene encoding uncharacterized protein isoform X1 produces MLKRGIYTCVCFYLWLLEGFMLTHQQLQTNTVENLITSPAVFRGDEPKTVSVTEGDSVTLNTGVTKIQSNDQILWTFWLKNTETRIAEIYKERKYIYENEIFRHRLQLDEKSGSLIITNINKLHSGLYKLMIISGGVKHRHFNIADYAPLTVPVISDSPPNPSVSKRSLNQNCSLVCSVVNVSAVSLSWYKGNSVLSSISVSDLSISLSLPLEIECLDDSYSCVVAYSFTNQTTHLNITQLCGTCSATRQLFIQKALIITGVVLLLLLLLVVTVGVMKFWHRRNNKPAIETTEEEVVYTDATFTTHRAPDTKTKGLDQTEYSEVFLR; encoded by the exons ATGTTAAAAAGGGGGATTTACACATGTGTCTGTTTTTACCTGTGGCTTTTAGAGG GTTTTATGTTGACACATCAGCAACTTCAGACAAACACTGTAGAGAACTTAATCACATCACCAGCAG tttttcgtGGAGATGAACCAAAGACAGTTTCAGTGACTGAGGGAGATTCTGTCACGCTAAACACTGGTGTTACTAAAATACAGAGCAATGATCAGATACTGTGGACATTTTGGCTTAAAAATACAGAGACTCGTATAGCTGAAATCTATAAagagagaaaatatatatatgagaatGAGATATTCAGACACAGACTACAGTTAGATGAGAAGTCTGGATCTCTGATCATCACAAACATCAACAAACTGCACTCTGGACTTTATAAACTAATGATCATCAGTGGAGGGGTCAAACACAGACATTTTAACATTGCTGATTATG CACCTCTAACTGTTCCTGTGATCAGCGATTCTCCTCCAAACCCTTCAGTATCAAAAAGATCCTTAAACCAGAACTGTTCGCTGGtgtgttcagtggtgaatgtgagtgctgtgagtctctcctggtacaaaggaaacagtgtattgtccagcatcagtgtgtctgatctcagcatcagTCTTTCTCTACCTCTGGAGATTGAGTGTCTGGATGACTCCTACAGCTGTGTTGTGGCTTACTCATTCACAAACCAGACTACACACCTCAACATTACTCAGCTATGCGGGACATGTTCAG CAACCAGACAACTCTTTATTCAGAAAGCTCTAATAATTACTGGTGTagtcctgttgttgttgttgttgctggtgGTCACAGTTGGAGTTATGAAGTTCTGGCACAGGAGGAACAACAAACCAGCAA TTGAAACTACAGAAGAAGAGGTCGTTTATACTGATGCAACATTTACTACACACAGAGCTCCAGATACT AAAACTAAGGGACTGGATCAGACCGAGTATTCAGAAGTGTTTCTGAGATGA